The sequence ATTTACCGTAATATTCTTTCACCTCGTCGGTTATGTTGGGTGCTGGGCAACAAGacatttctaaatatttaatcaatctctaaaatttaatttttgaaaatttaaagaaaaataaattaatttgattttacataattttaaaccatagaACAATATTATCATAGTTTTgcttctgtgacatcacaaggCCATGATTGTTTGAGATAATAAGCGAGAAGAAACAATCGATCAGACCCAAACAGCATAGTTGGTTCATTAGTAAGATGAGCCACAAATGTCGGCATCCCAAACGATCCGTAATCGATCGCTTCTTGCGTCACCCGTCGTAGTTCGTCTTTCACATCGGtgtgtgccatcttccccactaGCTGATCAACCTCATGCCCCATCCCAACCGCTCGACACGCATCCTTGAGGCTTTCCACCATCGTTACATCTTCGTCACGAACCCACACCCTCATAAATATCTCACGTGACAACCCCTCCAAATATTGTGGGGCCTCCGTGGCCACCACCGTCAACAACCTCTGCGCCGATATTGTTCCTTTGTTCATCATTACATCAGAGATGTTGCGCGGCATTTTAAATGGGACTTTATAAAAGTCAGCCATGCGTAGCAGGTCATGTGACATGTATCGTCCCCTAGCGGGCACCATGGCTGGTGGTGCGTTGTTCGTTTGTTGCATCACAGCAGGTAGAAACGCAGGTTTCAACTTTAGGTCCATGTTCGTCCACGATTTATTGCAACGATTGATGACTTGAAACGCAATGTAGCTGTACGGTGAAACTGTGTCGTAAAAAAACTCAACCAGGATTTTCCTCATAGgttgtgccatcttaccccaatctaacAAATCTGAACAAAGTTTACTAATTTAGGTAATCCTGAACaaatgattatgacatcacaacacaAAATGACGATGGTAAAAATCACCAGCATGaaaaaatttacaacaaacaaatttatgaaatgttttaaaatggcaGCTAGCACGCACGCACGGAACTTTTGTTTACAAAGTTTATGATGTCTATGAAATATTTGCTGACGAATATTTTTCCTTGGCTTTGCTGCTGAGGATTGCAATATGGTTCAAATCACGAAAATACTCGTTGTAATCCAAAGCGTACCCGATCAGAAAATGGTCGGGGACCTCAAAACCGATATAATCTGGTCTGTAGCCAACGCTTCTCGATGTTCGTTTCACCAACAAGCTTGCAACGTTAACGGTGTGTGGTTTGTATTGCTCCAACACACTCAACAACTTCGTCATAGTTCGTCCGGTGTCAATCATGTCTTCAACTATAAGAACGTTTTTACCCCGGAGATTCGACAAATCGTCGCCACCGATCACACGAACCGTCCCAGTCGATTGGTCATCTGAATAACTTTTCAAACGAATGAAATCGATTGAAAGTTGACACGAGCGGTTAGTGTTTGcatttagttgttttaagaAATGAATTAGATCGTTAAAGAATTGGTAACCCCCCTTCAAAACACACAATGCTGCTGTTGGTTTAGTCAAGTCAATATTCTGGAAAATATCTCTTGCTAGTCTTTCGGTTCTATCCAAGACGAAACCTTTAGGAATTATGACACATTCTAAATCGTCCTCATAATGCTTTGGGATGCAGAATTGTGATATCGGGTAACCTTTAAAATCGTCGGGGATTTTAATGCACTCATCCATGCTGAAACCTGACCTTTTGTCGAACCTACTCGAACACAATGACTCAACTGATTTGTACCACGTGGTCAACGCGTGaccgattatgacgtcacgtaaCACTTGGGCGACGATCATTTATACGTCATAGTGAAAAAATCACGGGATCCacgatattttatttcataataaaaataaaaatttacaattatgtacattgtgacgtaacaataaccATCTTATAAagaacattatgacgtaatatagtgtttattacgtcatagtagcAACTGGTATGCTGGTGACATCCGAAGGTTGTAAATCGTAACCAAGTTTCTTTAAATCCCGAGTCACAATGTTGCAAGTCACCTGGGTGGATAAACATGACTCGTGAATGTTGAGCATGACGCAGCAAAAATATTATCTGAATAATGTTTACACCaaataatgcaaatataaagtaacaactgcaattttgtatttattgttcGGCCGTtcctatatttatatactttggATGTTCCTACTTTGCACTTATATACATTGGATGTTCCTACTTTGCACTTATATAGTTTGGATGTTCCTACTTTGCACTTATATACTTTGGATGTTCCTACTTTGCACTTATATACATTGGATGTTCCTACTTTGCACTTATATACATTGGATGTTCCTACTTTGCACTTGTATACATTGGATGTTCCTACTTTGCACTTATATACATTGGATGTTCCTACTTTGCACTTATATACATTGTACTATAGCATGTTGGTTATCGAGTGACAACATAATTTAAAGTCTATTGACCTCTtcaaatacgatagcgaagatcatattaattaaagaaACGAAGAGAAAGGCAGCAGTCCCAAGTTACCCCCATTAACGCTCGCGCAACCCACCGTGACATGACCTTGTGAACGAACTCTCGTGACCTCTCGACCTTCACCTTGCGCAACAACCTTGGGGTCAACGAACTCCGGCCGACGCCCAAGAAGCCAACTGTGGGTAAAGTATCTTAATTATTCAGTTTATTTAAGATTTGAGATGTTcaggaaaaataaaactgaaggTAAATGAAAACCACAAGCAATTGTTTGATTGAATAGAATTGTAACTTACGatatg is a genomic window of Ciona intestinalis unplaced genomic scaffold, KH HT000316.1, whole genome shotgun sequence containing:
- the LOC100186348 gene encoding glutathione S-transferase kappa 1-like; this translates as MAQPMRKILVEFFYDTVSPYSYIAFQVINRCNKSWTNMDLKLKPAFLPAVMQQTNNAPPAMVPARGRYMSHDLLRMADFYKVPFKMPRNISDVMMNKGTISAQRLLTVVATEAPQYLEGLSREIFMRVWVRDEDVTMVESLKDACRAVGMGHEVDQLVGKMAHTDVKDELRRVTQEAIDYGSFGMPTFVAHLTNEPTMLFGSDRLFLLAYYLKQSWPCDVTEAKL
- the LOC100181600 gene encoding hypoxanthine-guanine phosphoribosyltransferase-like isoform X1, whose product is MIVAQVLRDVIIGHALTTWYKSVESLCSSRFDKRSGFSMDECIKIPDDFKGYPISQFCIPKHYEDDLECVIIPKGFVLDRTERLARDIFQNIDLTKPTAALCVLKGGYQFFNDLIHFLKQLNANTNRSCQLSIDFIRLKSYSDDQSTGTVRVIGGDDLSNLRGKNVLIVEDMIDTGRTMTKLLSVLEQYKPHTVNVASLLVKRTSRSVGYRPDYIGFEVPDHFLIGYALDYNEYFRDLNHIAILSSKAKEKYSSANIS